Proteins encoded in a region of the Halictus rubicundus isolate RS-2024b unplaced genomic scaffold, iyHalRubi1_principal scaffold0028, whole genome shotgun sequence genome:
- the LOC143363219 gene encoding uncharacterized protein LOC143363219 yields the protein METATWTVVQFIEDGSVEAVPTKWIEGENCYWPPLQRGRLMTAIKKLEASNNLWTKYKVKIFRNNTFDDYMKKQGKGRREHERSAIGGRVTIGEEKKVNIHKR from the exons atggaaactgcaacgtggacggtggttcaattcatcgaagatggcagcgtggaggcagtgccaacaaagtggatagagggcgaaaattgttactggccaccactgcaacggggtcgtttgatgaccgcaatcaaaaaactggaggccagtaacaatttatggaccaagtacaaggtcaagataTTTAGAAACaacactttcg atgactacatgaagaaacaaggcaaaggccgcagagaacacgagcgatctgcaatcggaggcagagTCACCATTGGAGAGGAGAAAAAGGTCAACATACACAAGAGATAA